The proteins below come from a single Zea mays cultivar B73 chromosome 8, Zm-B73-REFERENCE-NAM-5.0, whole genome shotgun sequence genomic window:
- the LOC103634978 gene encoding GDSL esterase/lipase At1g28590 gives MQHVILCLQISLLLSSFSYSMQAQYTSIFSFGDSYTDTGNKVILYGPAAADLWINKPPFGMTFFGHPAGRLSDGRLVIDFIAQALGLPLLPPSLAKDQSFKQGANFAVAGATALKTSTTRPALYPQLAVAGGAVPPPNNISLADELGWFDAMKPALCGSPQACKDYFTKALFVVGELGWNDYGVMVVGGKSVAEAQSYVPQIVATIVAATEKLINDGATAVVVSGISPMGCAPGNLVLLASQDPADYEPDTGCLKGMNELSRDHNAQLSQALTTLGGRYPGARVTYADLYGPVIAFAAAPTRFGFDSALRDCCGGGGGKYNFNLSAACGMPGVAACPNPSAYVNWDGVHLTEAAYHRVADGWLRGPYANPPILDTA, from the exons ATGCAGCACGTAATCCTTTGCCTGCAAATCTCTCTGCTACTCTCCAGCTTCTCCTATTCGATGCAAGCCCAGTATACCTCGATCTTTAGCTTCGGCGACTCCTACACCGACACCGGCAACAAGGTCATCCTCTACGGCCCGGCGGCGGCGGATCTGTGGATCAACAAGCCGCCGTTCGGGATGACCTTCTTCGGACATCCGGCCGGTCGCCTCTCCGACGGCAGACTGGTCATAGATTTCATCG CCCAGGCACTGGGGCTACCTCTCCTTCCGCCCTCGCTGGCGAAGGACCAGAGCTTCAAGCAAGGCGCGAACTTCGCCGTGGCTGGCGCCACGGCGCTGAAGACGAGCACTACGAGGCCAGCGCTCTACCCACAGCTGGCCGTCGCCGGCGGTGCCGTGCCTCCTCCGAACAACATCTCTCTCGCTGACGAGCTGGGCTGGTTCGACGCCATGAAACCCGCGCTCTGCGGCTCACCCCAAG CATGCAAGGACTACTTCACGAAGGCGCTGTTCGTCGTGGGCGAGCTGGGCTGGAACGACTACGGGGTCATGGTGGTCGGCGGCAAAAGCGTCGCCGAAGCGCAATCCTACGTGCCTCAGATCGTCGCAACAATCGTCGCTGCCACGGAG AAGCTGATCAACGACGGCGCCACGGCGGTCGTGGTGTCGGGGATCTCGCCGATGGGCTGCGCTCCGGGGAACCTGGTGCTGCTGGCGAGCCAGGACCCGGCCGACTACGAGCCCGACACGGGGTGCCTCAAGGGAATGAACGAGCTATCCAGGGACCACAACGCGCAGCTGAGCCAGGCGCTGACGACGCTGGGCGGCAGGTACCCCGGCGCGCGCGTCACCTACGCCGACCTGTACGGCCCCGTCATCGCCTTCGCGGCCGCGCCGACGCGCTTCGGCTTCGACTCCGCGCTGAGGGACTgctgcggcggtggcggcggcaagTACAATTTTAACCTGAGCGCCGCGTGCGGGATGCCCGGCGTGGCCGCCTGCCCGAACCCGTCGGCGTACGTCAACTGGGACGGCGTCCACCTCACCGAGGCGGCGTACCACCGCGTCGCCGATGGCTGGCTCAGGGGACCCTATGCCAACCCGCCCATTCTCGACACGGCGTAG